In a genomic window of Quercus lobata isolate SW786 chromosome 4, ValleyOak3.0 Primary Assembly, whole genome shotgun sequence:
- the LOC115984366 gene encoding F-box/kelch-repeat protein At3g06240-like isoform X7, with the protein MRKEGIERNVGLSSRGSGASDTVQTTREIPNSIQFQNVEFPLSLSYYRLIGSVNGLFCLCEKERIILWNPCIRKFITLPKTNRAVINGFGFDARTNDYKVVSIAPKPRPLVEVYSLKEGAWRKTSAGDSLSPGIMFQCCNGAAFINGAVHFQVTDRINTRGLEVCPFILSFDFGDEVFRMISLPEFVLRAQLQFEIFGFRGSLSLVCYTRMFSNCCSIWVMKEYDVVKTWSKLCTVDLCGVIRRVLGLRKNGHVIVEADLNTDAKLFSYDPQSRQVKNLGIYGQSFNSCADNYVESLVLLNKPVLFDKANDALSLWVGSSNRKFWSPPPKSDQIGAVGLQGVVKKALPLAGGIGRVESEDESVRDTETIRKLKKAMVDQQEEKATLKIEITSLKSQMATLKSQSLLVQQWSNQVENTSSGVGDVGS; encoded by the exons ATGAGAAAGGAAGGAATTGAAAGAAATGTCGGACTATCTTCCAGAGGAAGTGGTGCTTCAGATACTGTGCAGACTACCCGTGAAATCCCTAATTCGATTCAG TTTCAGAATGTTGAGTTCCCACTCTCTCTCAGCTATTATAGATTAATCGGTTCTGTGAATGGGTTGTTCTGCCTTTGTGAAAAGGAGCGGATTATTCTTTGGAATCCCTGTATTAGAAAATTCATTACCCTCCCCAAGACCAACAGAGCGGTGATTAATGGTTTCGGGTTTGATGCGCGGACCAATGATTATAAGGTGGTGAGCATTGCACCCAAACCACGACCTCTGGTTGAGGTTTACTCTCTTAAAGAGGGCGCTTGGAGAAAAACTAGTGCTGGCGATTCGCTTTCGCCTGGGATTATGTTTCAATGTTGTAATGGTGCGGCCTTTATAAACGGGGCTGTCCATTTTCAGGTGACAGATCGCATCAACACCAGGGGATTAGAAGTTTGTCCGtttattttgtcatttgattTTGGTGATGAGGTTTTTCGCATGATATCATTGCCAGAGTTTGTACTCAGAGCCCAGCTtcagtttgaaatttttggattcaGGGGATCGCTCTCTTTAGTGTGTTATACACGTATGTTCAGTAATTGTTGTTCCATTTGGGTCATGAAAGAATATGACGTTGTTAAGACTTGGAGTAAACTGTGCACTGTTGATCTCTGTGGAGTTATTAGAAGGGTATTAGGTCTCCGGAAGAATGGTCATGTTATTGTGGAAGCAGACCTAAATACTGATGCGAAACTCTTTTCATATGACCCTCAGAGTAGACAAGTTAAGAATTTGGGCATTTATGGGCAGTCATTCAATTCTTGTGCTGATAATTATGTGGAGAGCCTTGTCTTACTCAACAAACCAGTCTTATTTGACAAAGCAAATGATGCACTTTCCCTATGGGTAGGGAGCAGCAATAGGAAATTCTG GTCACCACCCCCTAAATCGGATCAAATCGGTGCTGTGGGTCTTCAAGGTGTGGTCAAGAAGGCGCTGCCCTTGGCAGGTGGCATTGGCAG GGTGGAATCAGAGGATGAGAGCGTAAGAGATACAGAAACAATCCGCAAGCTCAAAAAGGCAATGGTAGATCAACAGGAAGAAAAAGCCactttaaaaatagaaattaccTCTTTAAAATCGCAAATGGCCACTTTAAAATCAC
- the LOC115984366 gene encoding F-box/kelch-repeat protein At3g23880-like isoform X1: MSDYLPEEVVLQILCRLPVKSLIRFRCVSKLWNSLITTSAFIDSHLTQSLSLPSNSNKLIVSRGDFRAIDIYEFIHDDNNVSDSSFHQFQNVEFPLSLSYYRLIGSVNGLFCLCEKERIILWNPCIRKFITLPKTNRAVINGFGFDARTNDYKVVSIAPKPRPLVEVYSLKEGAWRKTSAGDSLSPGIMFQCCNGAAFINGAVHFQVTDRINTRGLEVCPFILSFDFGDEVFRMISLPEFVLRAQLQFEIFGFRGSLSLVCYTRMFSNCCSIWVMKEYDVVKTWSKLCTVDLCGVIRRVLGLRKNGHVIVEADLNTDAKLFSYDPQSRQVKNLGIYGQSFNSCADNYVESLVLLNKPVLFDKANDALSLWVGSSNRKFWSPPPKSDQIGAVGLQGVVKKALPLAGGIGRVESEDESVRDTETIRKLKKAMVDQQEEKATLKIEITSLKSQMATLKSQSLLVQQWSNQVENTSSGVGDVGS, translated from the exons ATGTCGGACTATCTTCCAGAGGAAGTGGTGCTTCAGATACTGTGCAGACTACCCGTGAAATCCCTAATTCGATTCAGGTGCGTTTCTAAACTATGGAACTCCCTAATCACAACCTCTGCCTTCATCGATTCCCACCTCACTCAATCACTTTCACTTCCCTCCAATTCCAACAAATTAATCGTTAGCCGCGGCGATTTTAGAGCCATAGATATCTACGAATTCATTCACGATGACAATAATGTCTCTGACTCCTCGTTTCATCAGTTTCAGAATGTTGAGTTCCCACTCTCTCTCAGCTATTATAGATTAATCGGTTCTGTGAATGGGTTGTTCTGCCTTTGTGAAAAGGAGCGGATTATTCTTTGGAATCCCTGTATTAGAAAATTCATTACCCTCCCCAAGACCAACAGAGCGGTGATTAATGGTTTCGGGTTTGATGCGCGGACCAATGATTATAAGGTGGTGAGCATTGCACCCAAACCACGACCTCTGGTTGAGGTTTACTCTCTTAAAGAGGGCGCTTGGAGAAAAACTAGTGCTGGCGATTCGCTTTCGCCTGGGATTATGTTTCAATGTTGTAATGGTGCGGCCTTTATAAACGGGGCTGTCCATTTTCAGGTGACAGATCGCATCAACACCAGGGGATTAGAAGTTTGTCCGtttattttgtcatttgattTTGGTGATGAGGTTTTTCGCATGATATCATTGCCAGAGTTTGTACTCAGAGCCCAGCTtcagtttgaaatttttggattcaGGGGATCGCTCTCTTTAGTGTGTTATACACGTATGTTCAGTAATTGTTGTTCCATTTGGGTCATGAAAGAATATGACGTTGTTAAGACTTGGAGTAAACTGTGCACTGTTGATCTCTGTGGAGTTATTAGAAGGGTATTAGGTCTCCGGAAGAATGGTCATGTTATTGTGGAAGCAGACCTAAATACTGATGCGAAACTCTTTTCATATGACCCTCAGAGTAGACAAGTTAAGAATTTGGGCATTTATGGGCAGTCATTCAATTCTTGTGCTGATAATTATGTGGAGAGCCTTGTCTTACTCAACAAACCAGTCTTATTTGACAAAGCAAATGATGCACTTTCCCTATGGGTAGGGAGCAGCAATAGGAAATTCTG GTCACCACCCCCTAAATCGGATCAAATCGGTGCTGTGGGTCTTCAAGGTGTGGTCAAGAAGGCGCTGCCCTTGGCAGGTGGCATTGGCAG GGTGGAATCAGAGGATGAGAGCGTAAGAGATACAGAAACAATCCGCAAGCTCAAAAAGGCAATGGTAGATCAACAGGAAGAAAAAGCCactttaaaaatagaaattaccTCTTTAAAATCGCAAATGGCCACTTTAAAATCAC
- the LOC115984366 gene encoding F-box/kelch-repeat protein At3g23880-like isoform X5 has product MSDYLPEEVVLQILCRLPVKSLIRFRCVSKLWNSLITTSAFIDSHLTQSLSLPSNSNKLIVSRGDFRAIDIYEFIHDDNNVSDSSFHQFQNVEFPLSLSYYRLIGSVNGLFCLCEKERIILWNPCIRKFITLPKTNRAVINGFGFDARTNDYKVVSIAPKPRPLVEVYSLKEGAWRKTSAGDSLSPGIMFQCCNGAAFINGAVHFQVTDRINTRGLEVCPFILSFDFGDEVFRMISLPEFVLRAQLQFEIFGFRGSLSLVCYTRMFSNCCSIWVMKEYDVVKTWSKLCTVDLCGVIRRVLGLRKNGHVIVEADLNTDAKLFSYDPQSRQVKNLGIYGQSFNSCADNYVESLVLLNKPVLFDKANDALSLWVGSSNRKFWSPPPKSDQIGAVGLQGVVKKALPLAGGIGRVESEDESVRDTETIRKLKKAMVENTSSGVGDVGS; this is encoded by the exons ATGTCGGACTATCTTCCAGAGGAAGTGGTGCTTCAGATACTGTGCAGACTACCCGTGAAATCCCTAATTCGATTCAGGTGCGTTTCTAAACTATGGAACTCCCTAATCACAACCTCTGCCTTCATCGATTCCCACCTCACTCAATCACTTTCACTTCCCTCCAATTCCAACAAATTAATCGTTAGCCGCGGCGATTTTAGAGCCATAGATATCTACGAATTCATTCACGATGACAATAATGTCTCTGACTCCTCGTTTCATCAGTTTCAGAATGTTGAGTTCCCACTCTCTCTCAGCTATTATAGATTAATCGGTTCTGTGAATGGGTTGTTCTGCCTTTGTGAAAAGGAGCGGATTATTCTTTGGAATCCCTGTATTAGAAAATTCATTACCCTCCCCAAGACCAACAGAGCGGTGATTAATGGTTTCGGGTTTGATGCGCGGACCAATGATTATAAGGTGGTGAGCATTGCACCCAAACCACGACCTCTGGTTGAGGTTTACTCTCTTAAAGAGGGCGCTTGGAGAAAAACTAGTGCTGGCGATTCGCTTTCGCCTGGGATTATGTTTCAATGTTGTAATGGTGCGGCCTTTATAAACGGGGCTGTCCATTTTCAGGTGACAGATCGCATCAACACCAGGGGATTAGAAGTTTGTCCGtttattttgtcatttgattTTGGTGATGAGGTTTTTCGCATGATATCATTGCCAGAGTTTGTACTCAGAGCCCAGCTtcagtttgaaatttttggattcaGGGGATCGCTCTCTTTAGTGTGTTATACACGTATGTTCAGTAATTGTTGTTCCATTTGGGTCATGAAAGAATATGACGTTGTTAAGACTTGGAGTAAACTGTGCACTGTTGATCTCTGTGGAGTTATTAGAAGGGTATTAGGTCTCCGGAAGAATGGTCATGTTATTGTGGAAGCAGACCTAAATACTGATGCGAAACTCTTTTCATATGACCCTCAGAGTAGACAAGTTAAGAATTTGGGCATTTATGGGCAGTCATTCAATTCTTGTGCTGATAATTATGTGGAGAGCCTTGTCTTACTCAACAAACCAGTCTTATTTGACAAAGCAAATGATGCACTTTCCCTATGGGTAGGGAGCAGCAATAGGAAATTCTG GTCACCACCCCCTAAATCGGATCAAATCGGTGCTGTGGGTCTTCAAGGTGTGGTCAAGAAGGCGCTGCCCTTGGCAGGTGGCATTGGCAG GGTGGAATCAGAGGATGAGAGCGTAAGAGATACAGAAACAATCCGCAAGCTCAAAAAGGCAATG GTTGAGAACACTTCTAGCGGTGTTGGAGATGTTGGTTCATAA
- the LOC115984366 gene encoding F-box/kelch-repeat protein At3g23880-like isoform X6, protein MSDYLPEEVVLQILCRLPVKSLIRFRCVSKLWNSLITTSAFIDSHLTQSLSLPSNSNKLIVSRGDFRAIDIYEFIHDDNNVSDSSFHQFQNVEFPLSLSYYRLIGSVNGLFCLCEKERIILWNPCIRKFITLPKTNRAVINGFGFDARTNDYKVVSIAPKPRPLVEVYSLKEGAWRKTSAGDSLSPGIMFQCCNGAAFINGAVHFQVTDRINTRGLEVCPFILSFDFGDEVFRMISLPEFVLRAQLQFEIFGFRGSLSLVCYTRMFSNCCSIWVMKEYDVVKTWSKLCTVDLCGVIRRVLGLRKNGHVIVEADLNTDAKLFSYDPQSRQVKNLGIYGQSFNSCADNYVESLVLLNKPVLFDKANDALSLWVGSSNRKFWSPPPKSDQIGAVGLQGVVKKALPLAGGIGRVESEDESVRDTETIRKLKKVENTSSGVGDVGS, encoded by the exons ATGTCGGACTATCTTCCAGAGGAAGTGGTGCTTCAGATACTGTGCAGACTACCCGTGAAATCCCTAATTCGATTCAGGTGCGTTTCTAAACTATGGAACTCCCTAATCACAACCTCTGCCTTCATCGATTCCCACCTCACTCAATCACTTTCACTTCCCTCCAATTCCAACAAATTAATCGTTAGCCGCGGCGATTTTAGAGCCATAGATATCTACGAATTCATTCACGATGACAATAATGTCTCTGACTCCTCGTTTCATCAGTTTCAGAATGTTGAGTTCCCACTCTCTCTCAGCTATTATAGATTAATCGGTTCTGTGAATGGGTTGTTCTGCCTTTGTGAAAAGGAGCGGATTATTCTTTGGAATCCCTGTATTAGAAAATTCATTACCCTCCCCAAGACCAACAGAGCGGTGATTAATGGTTTCGGGTTTGATGCGCGGACCAATGATTATAAGGTGGTGAGCATTGCACCCAAACCACGACCTCTGGTTGAGGTTTACTCTCTTAAAGAGGGCGCTTGGAGAAAAACTAGTGCTGGCGATTCGCTTTCGCCTGGGATTATGTTTCAATGTTGTAATGGTGCGGCCTTTATAAACGGGGCTGTCCATTTTCAGGTGACAGATCGCATCAACACCAGGGGATTAGAAGTTTGTCCGtttattttgtcatttgattTTGGTGATGAGGTTTTTCGCATGATATCATTGCCAGAGTTTGTACTCAGAGCCCAGCTtcagtttgaaatttttggattcaGGGGATCGCTCTCTTTAGTGTGTTATACACGTATGTTCAGTAATTGTTGTTCCATTTGGGTCATGAAAGAATATGACGTTGTTAAGACTTGGAGTAAACTGTGCACTGTTGATCTCTGTGGAGTTATTAGAAGGGTATTAGGTCTCCGGAAGAATGGTCATGTTATTGTGGAAGCAGACCTAAATACTGATGCGAAACTCTTTTCATATGACCCTCAGAGTAGACAAGTTAAGAATTTGGGCATTTATGGGCAGTCATTCAATTCTTGTGCTGATAATTATGTGGAGAGCCTTGTCTTACTCAACAAACCAGTCTTATTTGACAAAGCAAATGATGCACTTTCCCTATGGGTAGGGAGCAGCAATAGGAAATTCTG GTCACCACCCCCTAAATCGGATCAAATCGGTGCTGTGGGTCTTCAAGGTGTGGTCAAGAAGGCGCTGCCCTTGGCAGGTGGCATTGGCAG GGTGGAATCAGAGGATGAGAGCGTAAGAGATACAGAAACAATCCGCAAGCTCAAAAAG GTTGAGAACACTTCTAGCGGTGTTGGAGATGTTGGTTCATAA
- the LOC115984366 gene encoding F-box/kelch-repeat protein At3g23880-like isoform X8, protein MSDYLPEEVVLQILCRLPVKSLIRFRCVSKLWNSLITTSAFIDSHLTQSLSLPSNSNKLIVSRGDFRAIDIYEFIHDDNNVSDSSFHQFQNVEFPLSLSYYRLIGSVNGLFCLCEKERIILWNPCIRKFITLPKTNRAVINGFGFDARTNDYKVVSIAPKPRPLVEVYSLKEGAWRKTSAGDSLSPGIMFQCCNGAAFINGAVHFQVTDRINTRGLEVCPFILSFDFGDEVFRMISLPEFVLRAQLQFEIFGFRGSLSLVCYTRMFSNCCSIWVMKEYDVVKTWSKLCTVDLCGVIRRVLGLRKNGHVIVEADLNTDAKLFSYDPQSRQVKNLGIYGQSFNSCADNYVESLVLLNKPVLFDKANDALSLWVGSSNRKFWVESEDESVRDTETIRKLKKAMVENTSSGVGDVGS, encoded by the exons ATGTCGGACTATCTTCCAGAGGAAGTGGTGCTTCAGATACTGTGCAGACTACCCGTGAAATCCCTAATTCGATTCAGGTGCGTTTCTAAACTATGGAACTCCCTAATCACAACCTCTGCCTTCATCGATTCCCACCTCACTCAATCACTTTCACTTCCCTCCAATTCCAACAAATTAATCGTTAGCCGCGGCGATTTTAGAGCCATAGATATCTACGAATTCATTCACGATGACAATAATGTCTCTGACTCCTCGTTTCATCAGTTTCAGAATGTTGAGTTCCCACTCTCTCTCAGCTATTATAGATTAATCGGTTCTGTGAATGGGTTGTTCTGCCTTTGTGAAAAGGAGCGGATTATTCTTTGGAATCCCTGTATTAGAAAATTCATTACCCTCCCCAAGACCAACAGAGCGGTGATTAATGGTTTCGGGTTTGATGCGCGGACCAATGATTATAAGGTGGTGAGCATTGCACCCAAACCACGACCTCTGGTTGAGGTTTACTCTCTTAAAGAGGGCGCTTGGAGAAAAACTAGTGCTGGCGATTCGCTTTCGCCTGGGATTATGTTTCAATGTTGTAATGGTGCGGCCTTTATAAACGGGGCTGTCCATTTTCAGGTGACAGATCGCATCAACACCAGGGGATTAGAAGTTTGTCCGtttattttgtcatttgattTTGGTGATGAGGTTTTTCGCATGATATCATTGCCAGAGTTTGTACTCAGAGCCCAGCTtcagtttgaaatttttggattcaGGGGATCGCTCTCTTTAGTGTGTTATACACGTATGTTCAGTAATTGTTGTTCCATTTGGGTCATGAAAGAATATGACGTTGTTAAGACTTGGAGTAAACTGTGCACTGTTGATCTCTGTGGAGTTATTAGAAGGGTATTAGGTCTCCGGAAGAATGGTCATGTTATTGTGGAAGCAGACCTAAATACTGATGCGAAACTCTTTTCATATGACCCTCAGAGTAGACAAGTTAAGAATTTGGGCATTTATGGGCAGTCATTCAATTCTTGTGCTGATAATTATGTGGAGAGCCTTGTCTTACTCAACAAACCAGTCTTATTTGACAAAGCAAATGATGCACTTTCCCTATGGGTAGGGAGCAGCAATAGGAAATTCTG GGTGGAATCAGAGGATGAGAGCGTAAGAGATACAGAAACAATCCGCAAGCTCAAAAAGGCAATG GTTGAGAACACTTCTAGCGGTGTTGGAGATGTTGGTTCATAA
- the LOC115984366 gene encoding F-box/kelch-repeat protein At3g23880-like isoform X10: MSDYLPEEVVLQILCRLPVKSLIRFRCVSKLWNSLITTSAFIDSHLTQSLSLPSNSNKLIVSRGDFRAIDIYEFIHDDNNVSDSSFHQFQNVEFPLSLSYYRLIGSVNGLFCLCEKERIILWNPCIRKFITLPKTNRAVINGFGFDARTNDYKVVSIAPKPRPLVEVYSLKEGAWRKTSAGDSLSPGIMFQCCNGAAFINGAVHFQVTDRINTRGLEVCPFILSFDFGDEVFRMISLPEFVLRAQLQFEIFGFRGSLSLVCYTRMFSNCCSIWVMKEYDVVKTWSKLCTVDLCGVIRRVLGLRKNGHVIVEADLNTDAKLFSYDPQSRQVKNLGIYGQSFNSCADNYVESLVLLNKPVLFDKANDALSLWVGSSNRKFWVESEDESVRDTETIRKLKKVENTSSGVGDVGS; the protein is encoded by the exons ATGTCGGACTATCTTCCAGAGGAAGTGGTGCTTCAGATACTGTGCAGACTACCCGTGAAATCCCTAATTCGATTCAGGTGCGTTTCTAAACTATGGAACTCCCTAATCACAACCTCTGCCTTCATCGATTCCCACCTCACTCAATCACTTTCACTTCCCTCCAATTCCAACAAATTAATCGTTAGCCGCGGCGATTTTAGAGCCATAGATATCTACGAATTCATTCACGATGACAATAATGTCTCTGACTCCTCGTTTCATCAGTTTCAGAATGTTGAGTTCCCACTCTCTCTCAGCTATTATAGATTAATCGGTTCTGTGAATGGGTTGTTCTGCCTTTGTGAAAAGGAGCGGATTATTCTTTGGAATCCCTGTATTAGAAAATTCATTACCCTCCCCAAGACCAACAGAGCGGTGATTAATGGTTTCGGGTTTGATGCGCGGACCAATGATTATAAGGTGGTGAGCATTGCACCCAAACCACGACCTCTGGTTGAGGTTTACTCTCTTAAAGAGGGCGCTTGGAGAAAAACTAGTGCTGGCGATTCGCTTTCGCCTGGGATTATGTTTCAATGTTGTAATGGTGCGGCCTTTATAAACGGGGCTGTCCATTTTCAGGTGACAGATCGCATCAACACCAGGGGATTAGAAGTTTGTCCGtttattttgtcatttgattTTGGTGATGAGGTTTTTCGCATGATATCATTGCCAGAGTTTGTACTCAGAGCCCAGCTtcagtttgaaatttttggattcaGGGGATCGCTCTCTTTAGTGTGTTATACACGTATGTTCAGTAATTGTTGTTCCATTTGGGTCATGAAAGAATATGACGTTGTTAAGACTTGGAGTAAACTGTGCACTGTTGATCTCTGTGGAGTTATTAGAAGGGTATTAGGTCTCCGGAAGAATGGTCATGTTATTGTGGAAGCAGACCTAAATACTGATGCGAAACTCTTTTCATATGACCCTCAGAGTAGACAAGTTAAGAATTTGGGCATTTATGGGCAGTCATTCAATTCTTGTGCTGATAATTATGTGGAGAGCCTTGTCTTACTCAACAAACCAGTCTTATTTGACAAAGCAAATGATGCACTTTCCCTATGGGTAGGGAGCAGCAATAGGAAATTCTG GGTGGAATCAGAGGATGAGAGCGTAAGAGATACAGAAACAATCCGCAAGCTCAAAAAG GTTGAGAACACTTCTAGCGGTGTTGGAGATGTTGGTTCATAA
- the LOC115984366 gene encoding F-box/kelch-repeat protein At3g23880-like isoform X9, with protein MSDYLPEEVVLQILCRLPVKSLIRFRCVSKLWNSLITTSAFIDSHLTQSLSLPSNSNKLIVSRGDFRAIDIYEFIHDDNNVSDSSFHQFQNVEFPLSLSYYRLIGSVNGLFCLCEKERIILWNPCIRKFITLPKTNRAVINGFGFDARTNDYKVVSIAPKPRPLVEVYSLKEGAWRKTSAGDSLSPGIMFQCCNGAAFINGAVHFQVTDRINTRGLEVCPFILSFDFGDEVFRMISLPEFVLRAQLQFEIFGFRGSLSLVCYTRMFSNCCSIWVMKEYDVVKTWSKLCTVDLCGVIRRVLGLRKNGHVIVEADLNTDAKLFSYDPQSRQVKNLGIYGQSFNSCADNYVESLVLLNKPVLFDKANDALSLWVGSSNRKFWSPPPKSDQIGAVGLQGVVKKALPLAGWNQRMRA; from the exons ATGTCGGACTATCTTCCAGAGGAAGTGGTGCTTCAGATACTGTGCAGACTACCCGTGAAATCCCTAATTCGATTCAGGTGCGTTTCTAAACTATGGAACTCCCTAATCACAACCTCTGCCTTCATCGATTCCCACCTCACTCAATCACTTTCACTTCCCTCCAATTCCAACAAATTAATCGTTAGCCGCGGCGATTTTAGAGCCATAGATATCTACGAATTCATTCACGATGACAATAATGTCTCTGACTCCTCGTTTCATCAGTTTCAGAATGTTGAGTTCCCACTCTCTCTCAGCTATTATAGATTAATCGGTTCTGTGAATGGGTTGTTCTGCCTTTGTGAAAAGGAGCGGATTATTCTTTGGAATCCCTGTATTAGAAAATTCATTACCCTCCCCAAGACCAACAGAGCGGTGATTAATGGTTTCGGGTTTGATGCGCGGACCAATGATTATAAGGTGGTGAGCATTGCACCCAAACCACGACCTCTGGTTGAGGTTTACTCTCTTAAAGAGGGCGCTTGGAGAAAAACTAGTGCTGGCGATTCGCTTTCGCCTGGGATTATGTTTCAATGTTGTAATGGTGCGGCCTTTATAAACGGGGCTGTCCATTTTCAGGTGACAGATCGCATCAACACCAGGGGATTAGAAGTTTGTCCGtttattttgtcatttgattTTGGTGATGAGGTTTTTCGCATGATATCATTGCCAGAGTTTGTACTCAGAGCCCAGCTtcagtttgaaatttttggattcaGGGGATCGCTCTCTTTAGTGTGTTATACACGTATGTTCAGTAATTGTTGTTCCATTTGGGTCATGAAAGAATATGACGTTGTTAAGACTTGGAGTAAACTGTGCACTGTTGATCTCTGTGGAGTTATTAGAAGGGTATTAGGTCTCCGGAAGAATGGTCATGTTATTGTGGAAGCAGACCTAAATACTGATGCGAAACTCTTTTCATATGACCCTCAGAGTAGACAAGTTAAGAATTTGGGCATTTATGGGCAGTCATTCAATTCTTGTGCTGATAATTATGTGGAGAGCCTTGTCTTACTCAACAAACCAGTCTTATTTGACAAAGCAAATGATGCACTTTCCCTATGGGTAGGGAGCAGCAATAGGAAATTCTG GTCACCACCCCCTAAATCGGATCAAATCGGTGCTGTGGGTCTTCAAGGTGTGGTCAAGAAGGCGCTGCCCTTGGCAG GGTGGAATCAGAGGATGAGAGCGTAA
- the LOC115984366 gene encoding F-box/kelch-repeat protein At3g23880-like isoform X3, whose protein sequence is MSDYLPEEVVLQILCRLPVKSLIRFRCVSKLWNSLITTSAFIDSHLTQSLSLPSNSNKLIVSRGDFRAIDIYEFIHDDNNVSDSSFHQFQNVEFPLSLSYYRLIGSVNGLFCLCEKERIILWNPCIRKFITLPKTNRAVINGFGFDARTNDYKVVSIAPKPRPLVEVYSLKEGAWRKTSAGDSLSPGIMFQCCNGAAFINGAVHFQVTDRINTRGLEVCPFILSFDFGDEVFRMISLPEFVLRAQLQFEIFGFRGSLSLVCYTRMFSNCCSIWVMKEYDVVKTWSKLCTVDLCGVIRRVLGLRKNGHVIVEADLNTDAKLFSYDPQSRQVKNLGIYGQSFNSCADNYVESLVLLNKPVLFDKANDALSLWVGSSNRKFWVESEDESVRDTETIRKLKKAMVDQQEEKATLKIEITSLKSQMATLKSQSLLVQQWSNQVENTSSGVGDVGS, encoded by the exons ATGTCGGACTATCTTCCAGAGGAAGTGGTGCTTCAGATACTGTGCAGACTACCCGTGAAATCCCTAATTCGATTCAGGTGCGTTTCTAAACTATGGAACTCCCTAATCACAACCTCTGCCTTCATCGATTCCCACCTCACTCAATCACTTTCACTTCCCTCCAATTCCAACAAATTAATCGTTAGCCGCGGCGATTTTAGAGCCATAGATATCTACGAATTCATTCACGATGACAATAATGTCTCTGACTCCTCGTTTCATCAGTTTCAGAATGTTGAGTTCCCACTCTCTCTCAGCTATTATAGATTAATCGGTTCTGTGAATGGGTTGTTCTGCCTTTGTGAAAAGGAGCGGATTATTCTTTGGAATCCCTGTATTAGAAAATTCATTACCCTCCCCAAGACCAACAGAGCGGTGATTAATGGTTTCGGGTTTGATGCGCGGACCAATGATTATAAGGTGGTGAGCATTGCACCCAAACCACGACCTCTGGTTGAGGTTTACTCTCTTAAAGAGGGCGCTTGGAGAAAAACTAGTGCTGGCGATTCGCTTTCGCCTGGGATTATGTTTCAATGTTGTAATGGTGCGGCCTTTATAAACGGGGCTGTCCATTTTCAGGTGACAGATCGCATCAACACCAGGGGATTAGAAGTTTGTCCGtttattttgtcatttgattTTGGTGATGAGGTTTTTCGCATGATATCATTGCCAGAGTTTGTACTCAGAGCCCAGCTtcagtttgaaatttttggattcaGGGGATCGCTCTCTTTAGTGTGTTATACACGTATGTTCAGTAATTGTTGTTCCATTTGGGTCATGAAAGAATATGACGTTGTTAAGACTTGGAGTAAACTGTGCACTGTTGATCTCTGTGGAGTTATTAGAAGGGTATTAGGTCTCCGGAAGAATGGTCATGTTATTGTGGAAGCAGACCTAAATACTGATGCGAAACTCTTTTCATATGACCCTCAGAGTAGACAAGTTAAGAATTTGGGCATTTATGGGCAGTCATTCAATTCTTGTGCTGATAATTATGTGGAGAGCCTTGTCTTACTCAACAAACCAGTCTTATTTGACAAAGCAAATGATGCACTTTCCCTATGGGTAGGGAGCAGCAATAGGAAATTCTG GGTGGAATCAGAGGATGAGAGCGTAAGAGATACAGAAACAATCCGCAAGCTCAAAAAGGCAATGGTAGATCAACAGGAAGAAAAAGCCactttaaaaatagaaattaccTCTTTAAAATCGCAAATGGCCACTTTAAAATCAC